The proteins below are encoded in one region of Bremerella sp. P1:
- a CDS encoding 4a-hydroxytetrahydrobiopterin dehydratase — translation MDIQTPDQLTQKKCKPCEGGVDPCSLNEANDQLGKLEGWYLTHDGQRIRKDWTVKNFMAGMDFFNKVAQVAEEDGHHPDLHIAGYRNVSIELWTHAIGGLSENDFILAAKIDAVPIEVKS, via the coding sequence ATGGATATTCAAACGCCGGATCAATTGACGCAAAAGAAGTGCAAGCCGTGCGAAGGTGGTGTCGATCCATGCAGCTTAAACGAAGCCAATGATCAGCTTGGCAAACTGGAAGGCTGGTACCTGACGCACGACGGCCAACGCATCCGTAAAGACTGGACCGTGAAGAACTTCATGGCCGGCATGGACTTTTTCAACAAGGTGGCCCAGGTGGCCGAAGAAGACGGACATCACCCCGACCTTCACATCGCCGGTTATCGCAACGTTTCCATTGAACTTTGGACACATGCGATCGGCGGACTTAGCGAGAACGACTTCATCCTGGCAGCCAAGATCGATGCCGTTCCGATTGAGGTAAAGTCCTAA